Proteins from one Vibrio coralliirubri genomic window:
- a CDS encoding LysR family transcriptional regulator has product MRADDLILFSQVVELGSFSKVAEQNNLTNSVVSKRIARLEEEIGVQLLYRTTRKLTLTEAGKAMLHGAKNVKQAAQEAMDAVSGFGENVSGHIKMSVPTISGDLILADAVAEFCNMHPGLTVDMSLNNRFVDLVEDGLDLVIRTGYLEDSSLIARHILDSQWVVCASPSYIAKNGKPMQPKDLVEHNCLQYAYQTTGASEWQFLHSKDGCTDNDKYIVRVSGSFSTDNATALRKAALGGHGVAYVPRCLVYHDIRNGQLVDIFPDLVGKKLGIYAVYPFTRQPPNKIKLLIEHIRTRYLTISHYF; this is encoded by the coding sequence ATGCGAGCAGACGATTTGATCCTGTTTTCACAGGTGGTAGAACTGGGCAGTTTTAGTAAGGTGGCAGAGCAAAATAACCTTACAAATTCGGTAGTTAGTAAAAGAATTGCGCGTTTAGAGGAAGAGATTGGCGTGCAATTATTATATCGAACCACGCGTAAATTGACCCTGACTGAGGCGGGCAAGGCAATGTTACACGGAGCCAAAAATGTGAAGCAGGCAGCTCAAGAGGCTATGGATGCAGTTTCAGGCTTTGGTGAAAATGTCAGTGGTCATATCAAAATGTCAGTGCCTACTATCTCCGGAGATTTGATTCTCGCAGACGCGGTGGCTGAGTTTTGTAATATGCATCCAGGTTTAACGGTCGATATGTCTCTGAACAATCGCTTTGTCGATTTGGTTGAGGATGGTCTCGACTTGGTGATTCGTACTGGTTACCTAGAAGATTCAAGCCTCATTGCCCGTCATATATTGGATTCTCAATGGGTGGTGTGCGCATCGCCGTCTTATATTGCTAAGAACGGTAAGCCGATGCAGCCCAAAGACTTAGTGGAGCACAACTGCTTGCAATACGCCTATCAAACCACAGGGGCGAGTGAGTGGCAGTTTCTGCATAGCAAAGACGGTTGTACAGACAACGACAAATATATCGTGCGTGTTTCGGGCTCTTTCTCGACAGACAACGCGACTGCATTAAGAAAAGCTGCGCTGGGTGGGCATGGTGTTGCGTACGTGCCGCGTTGTCTGGTTTATCACGATATTCGTAACGGTCAGCTGGTGGATATCTTCCCTGACTTAGTGGGTAAGAAGCTCGGTATTTATGCGGTGTACCCTTTTACGCGCCAGCCGCCCAACAAGATTAAGTTATTGATTGAACACATCAGAACTCGTTATCTGACGATTTCACACTATTTTTAA
- the lldD gene encoding FMN-dependent L-lactate dehydrogenase LldD: MIISASTDYRAAAKSKLPPFLFHYIDGGSYEEHTLRRNTADLAEIALKQRVLNDMSDLNLETELFGEKLAMPIALAPVGLTGMYARRGEVQAAKAADNKGIPFTMSTVSVCPIEEVAPKIERPMWFQLYVLKDRGFMKNVLERAKAAGVTTLVFTVDMPVPGARYRDMHSGMSGPNAAMRRVFQSMRHPSWAVNVGLLGKPHDLGNISTYRGSPTKLEDYIGWLGDNFDPSISWKDLEWIRDFWDGPMVIKGILDEQDAKDAVRFGADGIVVSNHGGRQLDGVLSSAKALPAIADAVKGDTKILVDSGIRTGLDVVRMMAMGADCTLLGRSFVYALAAQGQAGVENLLDLYDKEMRVAMTLTGAKTIKDLTRESLVGLD, from the coding sequence ATGATCATATCCGCATCGACTGATTACCGCGCCGCAGCAAAATCGAAATTGCCACCGTTTCTTTTCCACTACATTGATGGCGGTTCTTACGAAGAACATACCCTACGCCGCAACACGGCTGATCTGGCAGAGATCGCGCTCAAGCAACGTGTGCTTAATGACATGTCGGACCTAAATTTGGAAACCGAGTTGTTTGGCGAAAAGCTCGCAATGCCAATCGCACTGGCTCCTGTTGGTTTAACAGGTATGTACGCACGACGTGGTGAAGTACAAGCAGCCAAAGCCGCCGACAACAAAGGCATTCCTTTTACCATGTCGACGGTATCGGTATGCCCGATTGAAGAAGTCGCACCTAAGATTGAACGCCCAATGTGGTTTCAGCTTTACGTATTAAAAGATCGCGGCTTCATGAAGAACGTTCTTGAACGCGCAAAAGCCGCTGGCGTAACAACGCTGGTCTTCACCGTGGATATGCCAGTACCCGGCGCTCGCTACCGTGACATGCACTCAGGAATGAGTGGTCCGAACGCAGCAATGCGTCGTGTATTTCAATCAATGCGTCATCCTAGCTGGGCAGTTAATGTTGGTTTACTCGGCAAGCCTCACGATCTGGGCAATATCTCTACTTACCGCGGCTCTCCAACCAAACTGGAAGACTACATCGGTTGGTTGGGTGACAACTTCGACCCGTCGATTTCATGGAAAGATCTAGAGTGGATCCGTGATTTCTGGGACGGCCCTATGGTCATTAAAGGCATTCTTGATGAACAAGATGCAAAAGACGCCGTGAGATTTGGCGCAGACGGTATCGTAGTTTCAAACCACGGCGGTCGTCAGCTTGATGGTGTTCTATCAAGTGCCAAAGCACTGCCTGCAATTGCAGACGCAGTAAAAGGCGACACTAAGATTCTGGTCGACTCTGGTATTCGTACTGGCTTAGATGTAGTGCGCATGATGGCGATGGGCGCAGATTGCACCTTACTTGGCCGTTCTTTCGTCTATGCGTTAGCGGCACAAGGACAAGCAGGGGTTGAAAACCTACTCGACCTTTACGACAAAGAGATGCGCGTTGCGATGACTCTAACTGGCGCTAAGACAATCAAAGACTTAACTCGTGAATCTTTGGTGGGATTAGATTAA
- a CDS encoding L-lactate permease, which produces MSETLLALLAFSPIVVAAILLVGLNWPAKKAMPVAFALTVAIALLTWDMSGTRVLASVFQGFGITVSVLWIVFGAIFLLNTLKHTGAITTIRNGFTDISADRRVQAIIIAWCFGSFIEGASGFGTPAAIAAPLLVAIGFPALAAVLMGMMIQSTPVSFGAVGTPIIVGVNKGLDTHNIGESLIAHGSTWDAYLQQITSSVALIHASVGVMMPVLMAMMLTRFFGKNKSWTEGLDILPFALFAGAAFTIPYALTGVFLGAEFPSLIGGLVGLAIVVTAAKRGFLVPKSKWDFESEDKWPAEWLGSLKIDLDDTKQGHKKMSMAMAWAPYVLLAVTLVASRVSPEFKGLLKSVSLSFSNILGETGVSTAIQPLYLPGGILVFVALVAVLMQSRSAAPLAKAFGESSKTLIGAGFVLVFTIPMVRIFINSGVNGADLASMPVTTANFAADLVGGAFPALSATVGALGAFIAGSNTVSNMMFSQFQFEVAQTLTISSAVVVALQAVGAAAGNMIAIHNVVAASATVGLLGREGATLRKTIIPTFYYLVMTGIIGLVVIYGFKMTDALM; this is translated from the coding sequence ATGAGTGAAACTCTACTAGCCCTATTGGCATTTTCACCAATAGTTGTTGCAGCGATTCTGCTGGTTGGCCTTAACTGGCCTGCAAAAAAAGCGATGCCTGTGGCATTTGCCTTAACGGTTGCTATCGCCCTACTTACTTGGGACATGTCAGGCACTCGCGTGCTGGCTTCTGTATTCCAAGGCTTCGGCATTACCGTGTCGGTTCTCTGGATTGTGTTCGGCGCCATCTTCTTATTAAACACTTTGAAACACACCGGAGCCATCACCACTATCCGCAACGGATTCACTGATATATCCGCTGACCGTCGTGTTCAAGCAATCATCATTGCTTGGTGTTTCGGTTCATTCATTGAGGGCGCATCTGGCTTCGGCACACCGGCTGCCATCGCTGCACCACTTCTGGTTGCTATCGGCTTCCCTGCGCTTGCTGCGGTGCTGATGGGCATGATGATCCAATCTACGCCAGTATCATTTGGCGCGGTTGGCACTCCAATTATCGTTGGTGTGAACAAAGGTTTGGATACGCACAACATCGGTGAAAGCCTGATTGCTCATGGCTCAACATGGGATGCTTACCTACAACAAATCACGTCAAGCGTTGCGCTGATTCATGCTTCTGTTGGTGTGATGATGCCTGTATTGATGGCGATGATGCTGACTCGCTTCTTCGGTAAGAACAAAAGCTGGACTGAAGGTCTTGATATCCTGCCGTTCGCACTGTTCGCAGGTGCTGCTTTCACGATTCCTTACGCATTAACGGGCGTTTTCCTAGGCGCAGAATTCCCATCACTGATTGGTGGTCTGGTTGGCCTAGCAATTGTGGTTACTGCAGCAAAACGTGGCTTCCTCGTACCAAAATCAAAATGGGATTTCGAGAGCGAAGACAAGTGGCCAGCAGAATGGCTAGGTTCTCTGAAAATCGATCTTGATGACACTAAGCAAGGTCACAAGAAAATGAGCATGGCAATGGCATGGGCACCTTACGTGCTGCTTGCTGTCACTCTAGTTGCTAGCCGTGTTAGCCCTGAGTTCAAAGGCCTACTTAAGAGCGTGAGCTTATCGTTCAGCAACATCCTGGGCGAGACTGGCGTAAGCACTGCGATTCAACCTCTGTATCTACCTGGCGGTATCTTGGTCTTCGTCGCGCTGGTTGCGGTTCTAATGCAATCTCGCAGCGCAGCACCACTGGCTAAAGCTTTTGGTGAGTCAAGTAAAACACTGATTGGCGCCGGCTTTGTGTTGGTGTTCACCATCCCAATGGTACGTATCTTCATTAACTCTGGCGTGAACGGCGCCGATTTAGCCAGTATGCCAGTGACCACTGCGAACTTTGCAGCTGACCTAGTTGGCGGCGCATTCCCAGCACTGAGTGCAACGGTTGGCGCGTTAGGTGCCTTCATTGCAGGTTCGAACACAGTTTCAAACATGATGTTCAGCCAATTCCAGTTCGAAGTAGCACAAACTCTGACTATCTCTAGTGCGGTGGTTGTCGCTCTGCAAGCGGTTGGTGCAGCAGCAGGTAACATGATTGCGATTCACAACGTAGTAGCGGCATCGGCAACGGTAGGTTTACTAGGACGTGAAGGTGCAACGCTACGTAAAACAATCATCCCAACGTTCTACTACTTGGTGATGACAGGAATCATCGGCCTAGTGGTTATCTACGGTTTCAAAATGACAGACGCACTTATGTAA
- a CDS encoding carbohydrate porin gives MQKFKLLPITVAVAASLASLSSFAADTDIEALEKRIQELESKVVDIDYVNDQQPAVLTAETKVPEGIVFSGYARYGAHYKSGDERYVDIGTTGRSVGRLGNEANGGEVQLAKLFQADNGAIWDIVFMADHWEADAWADDGGLSMKKMYAGVTNVFESQPELYMWAGRDFHQRPQQGLNDYFWMSHDGQGAGFNNLDFGGAKLDMGFVGQVKGGLVNDNGRYAVTAKLHSIDAGIGNLDFYANYGFASSEADTSTTTEYVYDPVTDKMEPVVTQGEKVSDETAYLVGATLGLGDSNRLIVKYGDGADSSVFDLKGDYQTLYASVEGSYAATDNFIIDYLVSYKDNSGSDLDRENTEYAGIVRPQYQWDDVHSTWLEAGYGMVDYDDDGEENAWKVTLSQNVSLGGLPWSRPMLRFYTTVGDVETKGNTVKTTNVDTLSFGAMFEAWW, from the coding sequence ATGCAAAAATTTAAGCTTTTGCCAATAACAGTCGCAGTGGCGGCCTCGCTTGCTTCACTCTCTTCTTTTGCTGCTGATACTGATATCGAAGCATTAGAAAAACGAATTCAAGAGTTAGAATCTAAGGTTGTGGATATTGATTATGTTAACGATCAACAGCCCGCTGTCCTAACTGCAGAAACTAAGGTGCCGGAAGGCATCGTCTTCTCTGGTTATGCTCGTTACGGCGCTCACTACAAGAGCGGTGATGAGCGTTACGTAGACATCGGTACAACAGGTCGTTCTGTCGGTCGTTTGGGTAACGAAGCCAATGGTGGTGAGGTTCAGTTAGCTAAGCTTTTCCAAGCTGACAACGGTGCGATTTGGGACATCGTATTCATGGCTGACCACTGGGAAGCTGACGCTTGGGCTGACGACGGCGGCTTGAGCATGAAAAAAATGTACGCTGGTGTAACCAATGTATTTGAAAGCCAACCTGAGCTTTACATGTGGGCTGGTCGCGACTTCCATCAACGTCCGCAACAAGGTTTGAACGATTACTTCTGGATGTCTCACGATGGTCAAGGTGCTGGTTTTAACAACCTAGATTTCGGTGGTGCCAAGCTAGACATGGGCTTTGTTGGCCAAGTGAAAGGCGGCCTCGTAAATGACAACGGTCGATACGCTGTGACCGCGAAACTACACAGCATTGACGCTGGTATTGGTAACCTAGATTTCTACGCGAACTACGGTTTTGCATCGAGCGAAGCGGATACGTCGACGACAACTGAATACGTATACGACCCAGTGACAGACAAGATGGAGCCAGTGGTAACGCAGGGAGAAAAAGTCAGTGACGAAACGGCTTACTTGGTAGGTGCGACGTTAGGCTTAGGCGATTCTAACCGATTAATAGTGAAATACGGTGACGGTGCGGATTCATCAGTATTCGACCTAAAAGGTGACTACCAAACTTTGTACGCAAGTGTGGAAGGTAGCTACGCAGCGACAGACAACTTCATCATCGATTACCTAGTGTCGTACAAAGACAACTCTGGCTCAGACTTAGATCGCGAGAACACGGAATACGCGGGTATCGTTCGTCCACAATACCAATGGGATGATGTTCACTCTACATGGTTAGAAGCTGGCTACGGCATGGTTGATTACGATGACGACGGTGAAGAGAACGCGTGGAAAGTAACGCTGTCTCAAAACGTTTCTCTAGGTGGCTTACCTTGGAGTCGTCCAATGCTTCGCTTCTACACAACTGTGGGTGATGTAGAAACGAAAGGCAACACAGTGAAGACAACCAACGTTGATACATTGTCGTTCGGCGCAATGTTTGAAGCTTGGTGGTAA
- a CDS encoding prolyl oligopeptidase family serine peptidase, with protein sequence MSYLKEYQYPITNKQIVNDDYFGQIIEDPYRWLEDDRSDQTAEWVASQNAVTFDYLAQIPYRAELRERLAKAQDYKKSSQPFVRGEYTYFYKNDGLQNHSILYRQKEGQEVEVFLDPNTFSEDGTTSLGSVSFSKDYSLVAYSISEGGSDWRKIFVIDTETKQQLEVEITDAKFTGISWLGNRGFYYSSYDKPDGSQLSARTEQHKLYFHELGTEQASDKVIFGESNAEQHRYVSGYTTEDDRYLIILGKESTSGNRLFYIDLGSATQSLNTLIDHVDSDTYLIDNQDQVFILYTNLDAPNGKVVSFDTCAGKWLDIIPEKPQPLDISTGGGYLFAHYMVDVVSKIDQLDYQGNLVRELHMPGMGTASGLGGKKEQTQLYYTFTNYVTPPTIFSFDVETGSSEIYQRSESPFESDKFESKQVFYTSKDGTQVPMLISYKKGLKLDGSNPTMLYAYGGFNVSLTPSFSGTVGSWLELGGVYAVPNLRGGGEYGKAWHKAGTQQQKQNVFDDFIAAAEFLIEENYTSSDTLAIRGGSNGGLLVGACMTQRPELFQVALPAVGVLDMLRYHTFTSGEGWAYDYGTSAQNKEMFEYLLGYSPVHNVVRGVDYPATLVTTADHDDRVVPAHSYKFIAELQDKHEGGAPVMIRIDVNAGHGAGMPLSKAIDLTADIYAFTLFNMGIASLDSL encoded by the coding sequence ATGAGCTATTTAAAAGAGTATCAATATCCAATCACCAACAAACAGATCGTCAACGATGACTATTTTGGTCAGATAATCGAAGACCCATATCGCTGGTTAGAAGATGATAGAAGTGACCAAACTGCAGAGTGGGTAGCGAGCCAGAATGCAGTCACGTTTGATTACCTTGCTCAAATTCCGTATCGCGCTGAACTGCGAGAAAGACTGGCGAAAGCGCAAGACTACAAAAAGAGCTCGCAGCCGTTTGTTCGAGGTGAGTACACCTACTTCTATAAGAACGATGGTCTGCAGAACCACAGCATTCTCTATCGTCAGAAAGAGGGGCAGGAGGTTGAAGTCTTCCTAGATCCGAATACCTTCTCGGAAGACGGCACCACATCTCTAGGCTCGGTGTCGTTTTCTAAAGACTACAGCTTAGTGGCGTACAGCATCTCTGAAGGTGGTAGCGATTGGCGTAAGATCTTCGTGATTGATACCGAGACTAAGCAGCAGCTTGAAGTCGAAATCACTGACGCTAAATTTACCGGTATTTCTTGGTTAGGTAATCGCGGCTTTTATTACTCTAGTTACGACAAGCCAGACGGCAGCCAGCTTTCTGCACGTACCGAGCAACACAAGCTTTACTTCCATGAGTTGGGAACAGAGCAAGCTAGCGACAAGGTAATCTTTGGTGAGAGCAACGCTGAACAACACCGTTATGTGTCGGGCTACACCACGGAAGACGATCGTTACTTAATTATTCTTGGGAAAGAGTCGACATCAGGTAACAGACTGTTCTATATCGATTTAGGTTCAGCGACGCAATCGTTGAACACGCTGATTGATCATGTGGATAGCGATACGTACCTCATCGATAACCAAGACCAAGTCTTCATCTTATACACCAACTTAGATGCGCCAAACGGCAAGGTCGTGAGCTTTGATACCTGTGCTGGGAAGTGGCTTGATATCATCCCTGAGAAGCCACAGCCATTGGACATCAGCACTGGTGGTGGTTACTTGTTTGCTCATTACATGGTCGATGTGGTGTCTAAAATCGATCAGCTTGATTACCAAGGTAACTTAGTTCGAGAACTTCACATGCCTGGGATGGGAACGGCCAGTGGCTTAGGTGGTAAAAAAGAGCAAACCCAGCTTTATTACACCTTTACCAATTATGTCACGCCGCCAACGATTTTCTCATTCGATGTCGAAACTGGCAGTTCAGAAATCTATCAGCGATCTGAGTCACCGTTTGAATCGGATAAATTTGAGTCTAAACAGGTCTTCTATACCTCAAAAGATGGAACTCAGGTTCCGATGCTTATCTCTTACAAAAAGGGATTAAAACTAGACGGTAGTAACCCAACCATGTTGTACGCCTATGGCGGCTTTAATGTCAGTCTGACGCCTTCTTTCTCAGGTACGGTCGGCAGTTGGCTAGAACTGGGTGGCGTATATGCGGTGCCAAACCTGCGTGGCGGCGGTGAATACGGTAAGGCATGGCACAAAGCGGGGACTCAACAACAAAAGCAAAACGTATTTGACGACTTCATTGCTGCTGCGGAATTCTTAATCGAAGAAAACTACACCAGCAGTGATACGTTAGCGATCCGCGGTGGGTCTAATGGTGGTTTGCTAGTAGGCGCTTGCATGACACAAAGGCCTGAGCTGTTCCAAGTGGCTCTGCCTGCGGTTGGTGTGTTGGACATGTTGCGTTACCACACCTTCACGTCTGGCGAAGGCTGGGCGTACGACTACGGCACATCAGCACAAAACAAAGAGATGTTCGAATACTTGCTTGGCTATTCTCCCGTTCACAATGTGGTGCGTGGCGTTGATTATCCGGCGACTCTTGTTACTACGGCTGATCACGATGACCGCGTGGTGCCTGCTCACTCTTATAAGTTCATTGCAGAGCTGCAAGACAAGCATGAAGGTGGCGCACCCGTGATGATTCGTATTGATGTTAATGCGGGCCATGGCGCCGGAATGCCGCTCAGCAAAGCGATCGATCTCACCGCCGATATCTACGCATTTACTCTGTTCAATATGGGGATTGCGTCTCTAGATTCACTTTAG